In one Chryseobacterium camelliae genomic region, the following are encoded:
- a CDS encoding cupin domain-containing protein: protein MIKSKNNSEHYIWGKGCDSWILKDTQHLSVKQEIMPSGTAEKLHFHKQAEQFFYILKGEAVFYIDEEKISIKAGESITVLPKSKHYISNESEEELEFLVVSAPSTNNDRTEV, encoded by the coding sequence TATATTTGGGGAAAAGGCTGTGACAGTTGGATTCTGAAAGATACCCAACACCTTTCCGTAAAACAGGAAATAATGCCTTCCGGAACGGCTGAAAAACTACATTTTCATAAACAGGCAGAGCAGTTTTTTTATATTTTGAAAGGTGAGGCTGTTTTCTATATTGATGAAGAGAAAATTTCTATAAAAGCCGGAGAAAGCATAACGGTTTTACCAAAATCAAAGCATTATATTTCTAATGAATCAGAAGAAGAACTGGAGTTTTTAGTCGTTTCGGCTCCTTCTACAAATAACGATAGAACAGAAGTTTAA